CCACCCGATCAATCAAGTAGGCCGCGCATAATATCCATACTTCTGTCATGTTGTCCCTCTCTTACTCTCTAGCGGTTGTAGCATCCAGCTCTGCCCTTCCACGCCCAAGCATTCCGCTACCAGAGCCTTCCCATGCTTAACGCCATCGACCTGCCAATATCGATCAGGATTGTTTTGGAGCCACACGGCCTGGAACCAGCGGATTACACCACCATGTGTGACGATGACGACTGTATCGGATGCCTCCTCCTTGCTCGCTCTCTGCAACAAAGAACGTAGCCAACGATCCACGCGCATCCCCAGCTCTTCCAGACTCTCCCCATGTGGAGGCCGATTTCGAAAAGGATCGTCGTACCACCTTGTGGCTCGCACAGGGTCCGACAGCATCAGCTCGTCGTAGGTCATCAGCTCCCACTCGCCAAAAGACAGCTCTCGGAGTGCTGGCTCCGAAATAACCGATAGCCCCCAAGCAGCTGCGAGTGGTTCGGCAGTCTGCATGCATCTGAGCAGGTCGCTCGAGTAAATCGCAGCGGGTCGCCCGATGAGCACTGGTAATTCCTTGGCCAAATCACTCGCGTGCAGATACCCGCGCTCATTCAAAGGAACGTCGCTATGCCCCAAATATCGCTGCTCACGATTGCTGTCTGTCTCCCCGTGACGTATCCAAATCAGCTTCATAACCACCAGCTCCCGACTAACACCAAGAGAACGACCGCTTCACCGCTTTCAATAACAGCCCCGTAACAGTCTCCATTTAAACCACCCAGTTTTTTTGCAACCGAGCGTGAAAACCATAGAGCGAACAATAGCGACAGGAAAATAGCTGTCATGACCTGCAAGCCTCCAAGATACCATCCTGCGACAAACATGATGATGTAGCTCACGATGATAGAGGATACGGAAAGCCCGGCACTGATGCCTTTTCCGATTCCTTTGTCCGCCGAAAGATACGGCCAGAGCTTGATCGACAAAAGCACATGGGTCCGCGCTGCTACTGGCGCTACGATCAAAAAGCTGCCCCATCCCGGATGTGCGAGCTCTGCGACTCCACCCGCCTTGATCAGCAACAGCATAATCGCAGCAAGCACGCCCATCGCACCTACGCGGCTGTCCTTCATAATCGTAAGGATTTGCTCTCTCGGTCTGCTGCTGCCAAGACCGTCCGCGAGATCCATCCACCCATCCATATGAAGACCACCAGTCACGTATACCCATGCGACCAGCGTCAAAATAGCGGCGATCCATGGACTAAACAACACCAGTCCTGCCTGATGCACACCCCATAACAATAAACCGATGATCAAACCAACTGCGGGATACCAGTTGACGCTTTTTCTCCACGCCTCCTCGGAAGGACGAAGCCACGGAACCGGAATACGCGTAAAAAACGAGATCGCGTGTAAAAATGCATTCATCCCTTGATCCTCCACGGTATCCCCGACAAAACAGCATAGACGGCGTCCGCTTGTCGCGCACTTCTCTGATTGACGTCGCCCAGCACATCCGCGAACCATCTGCCCAAACGACTCAAGGCTACACCGCCCAATCCGACCTCGCTTGTGACAGCAATGACTTTTTGCGGGGAATTGTGAACGAGGGACAGCCATGCCTCTGCCTCCTGCAGCAGGGCTTGCGTATGCGAAGCACTTCTCCATTCCGACTCATCCACGCTCATCAATCGATTACTCACCCAGGTGGACAGACAATCTATCAACACCACACCATACTGCTCACTTAATGCGTGGTAATCGGTTAATCGCTCTCCTACCTCCACACAGCCCCATTCCAGCGGACGACGTGCCTGATGCAACTCGATTCTCTGCTTCATTTCATCATC
The window above is part of the Brevibacillus antibioticus genome. Proteins encoded here:
- a CDS encoding histidine phosphatase family protein, which produces MKLIWIRHGETDSNREQRYLGHSDVPLNERGYLHASDLAKELPVLIGRPAAIYSSDLLRCMQTAEPLAAAWGLSVISEPALRELSFGEWELMTYDELMLSDPVRATRWYDDPFRNRPPHGESLEELGMRVDRWLRSLLQRASKEEASDTVVIVTHGGVIRWFQAVWLQNNPDRYWQVDGVKHGKALVAECLGVEGQSWMLQPLESKRGTT
- the cobS gene encoding adenosylcobinamide-GDP ribazoletransferase; its protein translation is MNAFLHAISFFTRIPVPWLRPSEEAWRKSVNWYPAVGLIIGLLLWGVHQAGLVLFSPWIAAILTLVAWVYVTGGLHMDGWMDLADGLGSSRPREQILTIMKDSRVGAMGVLAAIMLLLIKAGGVAELAHPGWGSFLIVAPVAARTHVLLSIKLWPYLSADKGIGKGISAGLSVSSIIVSYIIMFVAGWYLGGLQVMTAIFLSLLFALWFSRSVAKKLGGLNGDCYGAVIESGEAVVLLVLVGSWWL
- the cobU gene encoding bifunctional adenosylcobinamide kinase/adenosylcobinamide-phosphate guanylyltransferase, which produces MSLVLVTGGVRSGKSRYAEELAMTFGSRVLYVATGKAWDDEMKQRIELHQARRPLEWGCVEVGERLTDYHALSEQYGVVLIDCLSTWVSNRLMSVDESEWRSASHTQALLQEAEAWLSLVHNSPQKVIAVTSEVGLGGVALSRLGRWFADVLGDVNQRSARQADAVYAVLSGIPWRIKG